In Nostoc sp. CENA543, a single genomic region encodes these proteins:
- the sufC gene encoding Fe-S cluster assembly ATPase SufC, with protein sequence MIVENSDVILSVKGLTAEVDGTPILKGVNLEVRAGEIHAIMGPNGSGKSTFSKVLSGHPAYTVTGGEVIFQGQNLLELEPEERARAGVFLAFQYPLEIPGVSNLDFLRVAYNSRRKAQGLEELDAFDFDDLIEEKLEVVKMNPAFLERSVNEGFSGGEKKRNEILQMALLEPKLAILDETDSGLDIDALKIVAHGVNQLTSPENATIMITHYQRLLDYIVPDFVHVMARGQIITSGGKELALELESRGYDWLLEETAVGVGV encoded by the coding sequence TGAAAATAGTGATGTGATTTTGTCGGTTAAGGGCTTGACGGCTGAGGTTGATGGTACGCCGATCCTCAAGGGTGTGAATTTGGAAGTGCGCGCTGGCGAAATTCACGCGATTATGGGGCCGAATGGTTCTGGTAAGAGTACCTTCTCTAAGGTGTTGTCGGGACATCCGGCTTATACTGTGACTGGTGGTGAGGTGATTTTCCAGGGACAGAATTTGCTGGAGTTAGAACCAGAGGAACGGGCGAGGGCTGGTGTGTTTTTGGCTTTCCAGTATCCTTTGGAAATTCCTGGTGTAAGTAATTTGGATTTCTTGCGGGTAGCTTATAACTCTCGTCGCAAGGCTCAAGGTTTGGAAGAGTTAGACGCTTTCGATTTTGATGATTTGATTGAGGAAAAGTTGGAAGTGGTGAAGATGAATCCCGCTTTCCTCGAACGTAGCGTGAATGAAGGTTTCTCTGGTGGGGAGAAAAAGCGCAACGAAATCTTGCAAATGGCTTTGTTAGAGCCGAAGTTGGCGATTTTGGATGAAACAGATTCGGGTTTAGATATTGACGCGCTGAAAATTGTGGCGCATGGGGTGAATCAACTCACTAGCCCAGAAAATGCCACGATTATGATTACCCACTACCAAAGATTACTAGATTATATTGTGCCTGATTTTGTCCATGTGATGGCGCGGGGACAAATTATCACCAGTGGCGGTAAGGAATTAGCCTTGGAATTGGAATCCCGTGGTTATGACTGGCTGTTGGAAGAAACTGCGGTTGGGGTGGGTGTGTAA
- the sufD gene encoding Fe-S cluster assembly protein SufD, whose translation MTNQVSPSAVPNSDVASLSSTLLDRDAELVALLNQVTVPASTGWLQEIKERAANWVRHSTIPTTREEEWRFTDLSELRRVEFHSFMATSPDISAFTLPESHNSRLVFVNGVYAPELSAVADLPTGVVVGNLNALPVTEQERVQKHLAQAEGALEVFTALNTAGISDVAVVLVAKNVIVETPIHLLFISVAGETATIAQPRCLVVAESGSQVSIIEDYVTTSGEMGVYLTNAVTEIAIADNAQVSHTRVERDSQQAFHIGKTAVTQARYSRYTCHALSLGAKLSRHNLEILQTGEQTETTLNGLTMIAGNQVADTHSAIALNHPYGTSKQLHKCIVGDRAHAIFNGKVFVPKPAQLTDAAQLNRNLLLSSKARVDTKPQLEITADNVKCAHGATVSQLEDDEIFYLQSRGIDSNDARKLLVNAFAAEIINQIAVPSLRDSLLNTVRSSAE comes from the coding sequence ATGACAAATCAAGTTTCTCCTAGTGCAGTTCCTAACTCGGATGTGGCTAGTTTGTCATCTACTCTGTTGGATAGAGATGCTGAGTTAGTGGCTTTGTTAAATCAGGTGACTGTACCAGCTTCTACAGGTTGGTTACAGGAAATTAAAGAACGTGCTGCTAATTGGGTGCGTCACTCCACTATTCCTACTACCCGTGAGGAAGAATGGCGGTTTACTGATTTGTCTGAGTTGCGGCGGGTGGAATTCCATAGCTTTATGGCAACATCTCCTGACATCAGTGCATTCACGCTACCAGAATCTCATAACAGCCGCTTGGTGTTTGTTAACGGTGTTTACGCACCAGAGTTATCAGCCGTTGCAGATTTACCGACTGGTGTAGTGGTTGGTAATTTAAATGCGTTACCTGTAACTGAACAGGAACGGGTACAAAAGCATCTGGCTCAAGCTGAGGGTGCGTTAGAGGTATTTACTGCACTCAACACGGCGGGTATATCTGATGTGGCTGTTGTCTTGGTGGCGAAAAATGTCATCGTGGAAACGCCGATACATCTATTATTTATCTCCGTGGCTGGGGAAACTGCAACTATTGCTCAACCCCGGTGTTTGGTAGTAGCTGAAAGTGGTTCACAGGTAAGCATCATTGAAGACTATGTGACTACTTCAGGGGAGATGGGGGTTTACCTTACCAACGCTGTTACGGAAATTGCGATCGCTGACAATGCCCAAGTCAGTCACACTAGAGTAGAAAGAGATAGTCAACAGGCTTTCCACATCGGTAAGACAGCCGTTACTCAAGCCCGTTACAGTCGTTATACTTGTCATGCCCTTAGCTTGGGTGCAAAACTATCAAGGCATAATTTAGAGATTTTGCAAACTGGTGAGCAAACCGAAACCACTCTCAACGGTTTGACCATGATAGCAGGCAATCAAGTAGCGGATACCCACAGCGCGATCGCTCTCAATCATCCCTATGGTACAAGTAAACAATTACATAAATGTATTGTCGGCGATCGCGCTCACGCCATTTTCAACGGTAAAGTTTTCGTACCCAAACCAGCACAGCTAACCGACGCAGCCCAGTTAAACCGCAACTTGCTGCTATCATCAAAAGCCAGAGTTGACACCAAACCCCAACTAGAAATTACCGCCGATAACGTCAAATGCGCCCACGGTGCAACAGTCAGTCAGTTAGAAGATGATGAAATATTCTATCTGCAAAGCCGGGGTATTGATAGCAACGACGCACGCAAGTTATTAGTTAACGCCTTCGCCGCCGAAATCATCAATCAAATTGCAGTCCCATCTTTGCGAGACTCATTGTTAAACACAGTCAGAAGTAGTGCTGAGTAA
- a CDS encoding STAS domain-containing protein: MIHIEQTTYTTQDGNTVIVLTPSGRLDITTAWQFRLKLQECISKLSRHVVVNLGQVNFIDSSGLTSLVAGMRDADKVKGSFRICNVHPEAKLVFEVTMMDTVFEILETEEEALEGVPRSIAS, translated from the coding sequence GTGATTCACATAGAACAAACCACCTACACAACTCAAGACGGTAATACAGTCATTGTCTTGACACCATCGGGTCGCTTAGATATCACCACAGCTTGGCAATTTCGCCTGAAATTACAAGAATGTATTTCTAAACTCAGCCGTCATGTAGTGGTGAATCTTGGTCAAGTAAACTTTATCGATAGTTCCGGCCTGACATCTTTGGTAGCTGGTATGCGCGACGCAGATAAAGTTAAAGGCAGTTTCCGCATATGCAACGTTCATCCAGAAGCCAAATTAGTATTTGAAGTCACCATGATGGATACGGTATTTGAAATTTTGGAAACTGAAGAGGAAGCTTTAGAAGGTGTACCTCGCAGTATTGCTAGTTAA
- a CDS encoding chromophore lyase CpcT/CpeT produces MGFSTDLVNLGTYLSGEFDNREQALAEPIWYVHLRLWQRPVQLFTEDSITIFAEQANILNLDSPYRQRIIRIMPSKYDTGLQVQYYMPKNYSALAGGGQNPALLKALTLEQLELLPGCILKVTQQEIAANQYKFVASPPTDTRCTFTYQGNTIQVSLGFEITEMALYSYDKGTDQITGKATWGAIMGPYRYTKREQY; encoded by the coding sequence ATGGGCTTTTCCACTGATTTAGTTAACTTGGGTACATACCTTTCTGGGGAATTTGATAATCGAGAACAAGCGTTGGCTGAACCTATATGGTATGTCCATTTGCGTTTGTGGCAACGACCTGTGCAGCTATTTACAGAGGACAGCATCACGATATTCGCTGAACAAGCCAATATATTGAATTTAGATAGTCCTTATCGCCAACGCATTATACGGATAATGCCTAGTAAATATGATACTGGTTTGCAGGTACAATACTATATGCCTAAAAATTACAGTGCCTTAGCTGGCGGGGGTCAAAACCCTGCTTTACTTAAGGCACTGACTCTAGAGCAATTAGAATTGTTACCAGGTTGTATTCTCAAGGTAACTCAACAAGAGATAGCGGCTAACCAATATAAATTTGTTGCGAGTCCGCCTACAGATACTCGCTGCACCTTTACTTATCAAGGTAATACTATCCAAGTTTCTTTAGGATTTGAAATTACGGAAATGGCTTTATATAGCTACGATAAAGGCACTGATCAAATAACAGGCAAAGCCACTTGGGGCGCGATTATGGGGCCTTATCGCTACACAAAACGAGAGCAGTATTGA
- the cobD gene encoding threonine-phosphate decarboxylase CobD, with amino-acid sequence MRQPAHGGNLAWAAALAGCPRDAIVDFSASISPLGPPKSAIAAIQSHMGNLRHYPDPDYSDLRLALGNFHQLPPEWILPGNGSAELLTLAGRELSQLTATVLITPAFGDYYRTLAAENAKVLELPISLGTGDWGLGTGTLKETIESIPPLCPYTPTPLHPHTPTKDCALLLNNAHNPTGKLFLREEILPYVEEFALVVVDEAFMDFVPPDEEQSLIALVQEYANLVVLRSLTKFYSLPGLRLGYAIAHPDRLRKWQSWRDPWPVNTLAAAAAIASIQDQEFQTQTWQWLPPTRQKLFQGLAAIPGLKPLPSAANFLLVETEKSSVELQQRLLQHHQILIRDCLSFKELGDRFFRVAIRSEADNQRLLAALELVMSAE; translated from the coding sequence ATGCGGCAACCGGCTCATGGGGGAAATTTAGCTTGGGCAGCAGCACTAGCAGGCTGTCCAAGGGATGCGATTGTGGATTTTTCCGCGAGTATCAGCCCCCTTGGCCCACCTAAAAGTGCGATCGCTGCTATTCAATCGCACATGGGTAATCTCAGGCACTATCCAGACCCAGATTACAGTGACCTGAGATTAGCCTTGGGTAACTTCCATCAACTACCGCCAGAGTGGATTCTGCCGGGTAACGGTTCAGCAGAATTACTGACTTTGGCAGGTAGAGAATTATCTCAATTGACCGCAACTGTATTAATTACTCCAGCTTTTGGCGACTACTACCGCACCTTGGCGGCTGAGAACGCTAAAGTTCTGGAGTTACCCATTTCTTTGGGGACTGGGGACTGGGGACTGGGGACTGGGACATTAAAGGAAACGATAGAATCAATTCCTCCTTTATGCCCCTACACCCCTACACCCCTACACCCCCATACCCCTACTAAAGACTGCGCTTTGTTACTGAACAACGCCCACAACCCAACAGGCAAACTGTTCTTACGGGAGGAGATATTACCTTACGTAGAGGAGTTTGCTTTGGTAGTAGTGGATGAGGCTTTTATGGATTTTGTCCCTCCTGATGAGGAACAAAGCCTAATTGCGCTAGTGCAGGAATATGCCAATTTGGTAGTTTTGCGATCGCTGACAAAATTTTACAGTCTGCCTGGGCTGAGATTAGGATATGCGATCGCTCACCCTGACCGTCTGCGAAAATGGCAGTCATGGCGAGATCCTTGGCCTGTGAATACCTTGGCTGCCGCCGCCGCCATTGCATCTATTCAAGATCAAGAATTTCAAACCCAAACTTGGCAATGGCTACCACCCACACGCCAAAAACTATTTCAAGGTTTAGCTGCTATCCCTGGATTAAAACCCCTACCCAGTGCAGCTAATTTTTTACTGGTGGAGACAGAAAAATCGAGTGTAGAGTTACAGCAGCGATTACTCCAGCATCACCAGATTTTAATCCGCGATTGTCTCAGTTTTAAAGAACTAGGCGATCGCTTCTTCCGCGTAGCCATTCGTTCTGAAGCTGATAACCAACGCCTGTTAGCAGCTTTAGAGTTAGTGATGAGTGCTGAGTAA
- a CDS encoding HU family DNA-binding protein, whose translation MNKGELVDAVAEKASVTKKQADAVLTAALETIIEAVSSGDKVTLVGFGSFESRERKAREGRNPKTNEKMEIPATRVPAFSAGKLFREKVAPPKS comes from the coding sequence ATGAACAAGGGTGAATTAGTCGATGCTGTAGCTGAAAAAGCTAGTGTAACTAAAAAGCAAGCTGATGCTGTCTTAACTGCGGCTTTGGAAACGATTATTGAGGCTGTTTCCTCTGGCGATAAAGTCACGCTGGTAGGTTTTGGCTCTTTTGAATCACGGGAACGCAAAGCCCGTGAAGGTCGTAACCCCAAAACTAACGAAAAGATGGAAATTCCTGCAACTAGAGTTCCTGCTTTTTCTGCTGGTAAGCTGTTTAGAGAAAAAGTTGCGCCCCCAAAATCATAG
- a CDS encoding polyketide cyclase / dehydrase and lipid transport — protein sequence MKTWLSKFVHRKHRRFCVSLVRTYREISPASVDDLWQKVVDLTDVSWHPLLKSTNVPYGLVPKPGLIYQAVTRFSPIPIRIFVERVNPRELLSIRVMAIPGVEERVTYQVESTVCGTCLSYSVTLRGWLSPLIWSFSRPYVDRVARSLVESVEKAAFGGVPGQKKPLREIGEW from the coding sequence ATGAAAACTTGGTTATCCAAATTCGTCCACCGCAAACACCGTCGGTTTTGTGTTTCTCTGGTACGGACATATCGAGAAATTAGTCCTGCTTCTGTAGATGATCTCTGGCAAAAGGTAGTTGACTTAACGGATGTTTCCTGGCACCCACTACTTAAAAGTACAAATGTACCCTATGGATTAGTTCCTAAACCTGGATTAATTTATCAAGCCGTCACACGTTTTTCACCAATTCCCATTCGGATTTTTGTGGAACGAGTCAACCCTAGAGAATTGCTGAGTATTAGAGTTATGGCTATTCCTGGTGTAGAAGAACGGGTGACTTATCAAGTAGAGTCTACTGTCTGTGGTACTTGTTTATCTTACTCAGTCACCCTCCGGGGTTGGTTATCGCCTTTGATTTGGTCTTTTTCTCGTCCCTATGTAGACCGTGTGGCACGTTCTTTAGTGGAATCAGTAGAGAAAGCTGCCTTTGGGGGTGTTCCAGGGCAGAAAAAGCCATTGCGCGAAATTGGGGAATGGTAA
- a CDS encoding cysteine desulfurase, translated as MTYTPTKTLADKVRADFPILHQEINDKPLVYLDNAATSQKPLFVLNALRDYYEQYNANVHRGAHTLSAKATDAYEAARDKIAKFINAASRQEIVYTRNASEAINLVAYSWGMNNLQAGDEIILSVMEHHSNIVPWQFVAQKTGAVLKFVELTPDETFDLEQFKQLISEKTKLVSIVHVSNTLGCINPVAEIAKIAHRYGAKFLVDACQSVPHMPVDVQEIDCDWLVASGHKMCATTGIGFLYGKLELLEAMPPFFGGGEMIAEVYLDHSTYAELPHKFEAGTPAIGEAIALGAAIDYLTNIGMDKIHAYEAELTAYLFQELAKIPQVRIYGPKPDAKGEGRAALAAFTVEGIHANDLSTLLDQEGVAIRSGHHCTQPLHRHLGLPATARVSLSFYNTREEIDVFIKALKETIDFFVGIFG; from the coding sequence ATGACCTACACTCCCACAAAAACCCTAGCTGATAAAGTCCGCGCTGACTTCCCGATATTACATCAGGAAATCAACGATAAGCCCTTGGTTTATTTAGACAATGCGGCGACATCACAAAAACCCTTGTTCGTCTTAAATGCACTCAGGGATTATTACGAACAATATAACGCCAACGTGCATCGGGGAGCGCATACCCTCAGTGCAAAAGCCACCGATGCTTATGAAGCTGCACGCGATAAAATAGCCAAATTTATTAATGCAGCTTCCCGCCAAGAAATTGTCTACACCCGCAACGCCAGCGAAGCCATTAACTTGGTAGCCTATAGCTGGGGAATGAACAATTTACAAGCTGGGGACGAAATTATTCTGTCGGTAATGGAACACCACAGTAATATTGTTCCTTGGCAATTTGTAGCGCAAAAAACTGGTGCAGTTCTCAAATTTGTGGAATTAACACCAGACGAAACCTTTGATTTAGAACAGTTTAAACAACTGATTTCGGAAAAAACTAAATTAGTTTCTATAGTTCATGTTTCTAATACACTGGGTTGTATAAACCCAGTGGCAGAGATTGCGAAGATTGCTCACAGATACGGCGCGAAATTCTTAGTTGATGCTTGTCAAAGTGTTCCCCATATGCCTGTCGATGTCCAAGAAATCGACTGTGATTGGTTAGTAGCATCTGGGCATAAAATGTGTGCTACCACAGGTATAGGTTTCTTGTATGGTAAGTTGGAATTACTAGAAGCAATGCCACCGTTTTTCGGTGGTGGTGAAATGATTGCTGAAGTGTATTTAGACCATTCTACCTATGCCGAATTACCCCATAAATTTGAAGCGGGAACACCTGCAATTGGGGAAGCGATCGCTCTCGGTGCAGCCATAGATTATCTTACTAATATAGGTATGGATAAAATCCACGCCTATGAAGCAGAATTAACTGCTTATTTGTTCCAAGAATTAGCTAAAATTCCCCAAGTCAGAATCTACGGGCCAAAACCCGATGCGAAGGGCGAAGGTAGAGCCGCTTTAGCAGCATTTACTGTTGAAGGTATCCACGCCAACGACTTATCTACATTATTAGATCAAGAAGGCGTAGCCATTCGTTCTGGACATCATTGTACACAACCATTACACCGTCATTTAGGTTTACCAGCCACCGCACGAGTCAGTTTATCTTTCTACAATACCCGTGAGGAAATCGACGTTTTCATCAAAGCACTCAAGGAAACCATTGACTTTTTTGTTGGAATATTTGGTTAA
- the hemF gene encoding oxygen-dependent coproporphyrinogen oxidase: MVTNSQTPTVEAKLSTSLPGTDAKARVSHFMKSLQDEISQTLAKLDGVGTFHEDSWERPEGGGGRSRVLRDGAIFEQAGVNFSEVWGSHLPPSILKQRPEAEGHGFYATGTSLVLHPRNPYVPTVHLNYRYFEAGPVWWFGGGADLTPYYPFAEDAAHFHKTLKQACDQHHPEYYPVFKRWCDEYFYLKHRGETRGVGGLFFDYQDGQGVLYRGPDPKGEAAQYSDQVGIPAQRTWEDLFSFVQSSGAAFLPAYVPIVERRHGIEYGDRERNFQLYRRGRYVEFNLVYDRGTIFGLQTNGRTESILMSLPPLVRWEYGYQPEPNTPEAELYNTFLKPQDWINWQPSK; this comes from the coding sequence ATGGTAACTAATTCACAAACCCCAACTGTAGAAGCAAAATTATCCACATCTTTACCTGGGACTGATGCCAAGGCGCGTGTCAGTCATTTTATGAAAAGTTTACAAGATGAAATTTCACAAACATTAGCCAAGCTGGATGGTGTGGGTACATTTCATGAAGATAGTTGGGAACGTCCAGAGGGAGGTGGCGGGCGATCGCGTGTGCTGCGTGATGGTGCAATATTTGAACAAGCTGGTGTAAATTTTTCTGAAGTTTGGGGTTCCCATCTGCCTCCCTCTATTTTAAAGCAGCGTCCAGAAGCAGAAGGTCACGGCTTTTATGCCACCGGTACATCTTTGGTATTACATCCCCGTAACCCCTATGTGCCTACAGTTCACCTCAACTACCGTTATTTTGAAGCTGGCCCCGTATGGTGGTTTGGTGGCGGCGCGGACTTAACGCCTTATTATCCCTTTGCAGAAGATGCTGCCCATTTCCACAAGACTCTCAAGCAAGCTTGTGACCAACATCACCCAGAGTATTACCCAGTATTTAAACGTTGGTGTGATGAGTATTTCTACCTCAAGCATCGGGGTGAAACACGGGGTGTAGGCGGTTTATTTTTCGATTATCAAGATGGTCAAGGGGTTTTGTATCGTGGCCCCGACCCCAAAGGCGAAGCCGCCCAATATAGCGACCAAGTAGGAATCCCCGCACAACGGACTTGGGAAGATTTATTTAGCTTTGTACAGAGTTCTGGTGCTGCCTTTTTACCCGCTTATGTTCCCATAGTGGAACGTCGTCACGGAATAGAATACGGCGATCGCGAACGTAATTTTCAACTTTACCGTCGCGGTAGATACGTCGAATTTAACTTAGTTTACGACCGAGGCACCATCTTTGGTTTACAAACCAACGGACGAACAGAATCAATTTTGATGTCATTACCCCCCTTGGTGCGCTGGGAATATGGTTATCAACCAGAACCTAATACCCCCGAAGCCGAATTGTATAATACTTTTCTCAAGCCTCAAGATTGGATTAACTGGCAACCTAGTAAATAG
- a CDS encoding NAD(P)/FAD-dependent oxidoreductase: MTNDYDVVIVGGSLAGRYAALLATQFKAKVALVESQVDYGLIYRQAMGQIAHLAQSGDNLANFGLPSIHTDKDAKLLSAINWEEAMLYSQGVVANIQAQTSPSVLAAKGVDVIFGSGQFSNTPDLAFAINQRRLRGRTYLLANGSRPAIPEIEGLKATGYLTLANIWQAFKAAKPPQDWVIIGGVPQSIEIAQTLAKLGCRVILIINHPYLIPHIDPEISQLLLAQLETDGIRVLTEAIVSQVRKIDDKKWLQVGDKAIEVDEIVVATAQQPNIESLNLPVANVKVSQQRLLINEKLQTTNRRVYACGDVIGGYDFANIAQYEAKIAIKNALFLPKFKVNYSHIPWAIFSEPTLTRVGLTPKQAQRRFGNKEIIVLRQYYKSTAAAQLENQMTGVCELIVSRKGEILGATIFGKEARELINLIALAMSQKIRVQQLENFSPIYPSFSEILEKIAGEWNYQQLHHDLARQEWLESFFYFRRSWNL; this comes from the coding sequence ATGACTAATGACTACGATGTTGTAATTGTTGGTGGTAGTCTGGCTGGACGCTATGCAGCTTTATTGGCTACCCAATTCAAAGCTAAAGTTGCCTTGGTAGAATCTCAAGTGGATTATGGGTTAATTTATCGTCAGGCTATGGGGCAAATTGCTCACCTTGCCCAGTCTGGAGATAATTTAGCCAATTTCGGTCTTCCCAGCATACATACAGATAAAGACGCAAAATTACTCTCTGCTATCAACTGGGAAGAAGCAATGCTCTATTCCCAGGGTGTTGTAGCTAATATTCAAGCACAAACCTCTCCTAGTGTACTCGCAGCAAAGGGAGTTGATGTGATTTTTGGTAGTGGTCAATTTTCTAATACGCCTGATTTAGCATTTGCTATCAACCAACGCCGACTACGAGGACGTACTTATTTACTAGCTAATGGTTCTCGTCCAGCTATTCCAGAGATTGAGGGATTAAAAGCTACTGGCTATCTGACTCTGGCTAATATTTGGCAAGCTTTTAAAGCAGCAAAACCGCCTCAAGATTGGGTAATTATCGGTGGTGTTCCCCAAAGTATTGAAATTGCTCAAACTTTGGCTAAATTGGGTTGCAGAGTCATTTTGATTATTAATCACCCTTATTTAATTCCTCATATTGACCCAGAAATTTCTCAGTTACTACTAGCGCAGTTAGAAACTGACGGTATAAGGGTGTTGACAGAAGCAATAGTTAGTCAAGTGAGGAAAATTGATGATAAAAAATGGCTTCAGGTAGGAGATAAAGCCATTGAAGTTGATGAAATTGTAGTTGCAACTGCACAGCAACCTAATATCGAATCTTTAAATTTGCCAGTAGCAAATGTAAAAGTGTCTCAGCAGCGTTTGTTAATTAATGAAAAACTGCAAACTACAAACCGCCGAGTTTATGCTTGTGGTGATGTGATTGGTGGGTATGATTTTGCAAATATCGCTCAATATGAAGCGAAAATTGCGATTAAAAATGCTCTATTTTTACCTAAATTTAAAGTTAATTACTCTCATATTCCTTGGGCAATATTTTCTGAGCCAACGTTGACAAGAGTAGGGTTAACACCAAAACAAGCACAACGCCGATTTGGAAATAAGGAAATTATAGTTTTACGACAATATTATAAATCAACAGCCGCAGCCCAATTAGAAAATCAGATGACAGGTGTATGTGAGTTAATTGTTTCACGTAAAGGAGAAATTTTAGGTGCTACTATTTTTGGTAAGGAAGCTAGAGAACTAATTAACCTGATTGCTTTAGCGATGAGTCAAAAAATCCGTGTGCAGCAATTAGAGAATTTCTCGCCTATTTATCCTAGTTTTTCAGAAATTTTAGAAAAAATAGCTGGAGAATGGAATTATCAGCAATTACATCATGATTTAGCTCGGCAGGAATGGTTAGAAAGTTTCTTTTACTTTCGGCGTAGTTGGAATTTATGA